ACCAAGACCTCATGGGTCGGGACTTGGAAACCCTCTTTGAGGTGGCGGAGGCCCCAGGCTTCCTCCTCCTCACCCCCAGGCCCGGAGCCCCCACCCCCTATGGGAAGGTGGAGGTTCACCTGAAGGAAGGCTTCTTGGAGCGGGTGGTCTACTACGACCAGAGGGGGCAGGCGGTGAGGGAACTTCTCCTTAAGGGGTACCAGGGCCAGGGGGGGCCTTCCTCCCCCGGGAGAAGGAGCTAAAGGACCTCCTCCGCCCCGGCCACCGCACCCTCGTCCAGGTCCTGGAGGTCCGGGTGGGGCCGGTGCCCGAGCGGTGCTTCCAGCCTCTCTACTTGGAAAGGGGGTGTTAGGGTGCTCCGGATGGCCTGGCGGAACCTCTTCCGCGCCCCCGGGCGGAACCTGACCACGGGGGGCGTGGTGGCCCTGGTGGTCTTCCTCTCTTTGGTGTTCCTCTCCCTCTATGGAGGGGCCATGGACGCTTTCTTCCGGCTCCTCCTGGAGCGCACGGGCCACCTGGTGGTGCGGGTCCAGGGTTATGGAGAGAAGGAAAGCCTGGAGGATCTGGCCTTCCTCCCCCCGGCCCTGGAGCTTCCTTCTGGGGCCTGGGCGGAGGGGGTTTTGGAGGGGGCGGCTCTTCTTATCGCCGGGGAGCGGAGCCGCCCGGTCCTCCTCACGGGCCTCGAGGCCCAGGGCTTCGCCCGACATCAGAGGTTCTTGGTGGCTGGAAGGCTTCCTGCGGTCTCGGGGGAGGCCCTTCTCGGGGAGGCCTTGGCCCGGGCCCTGAGGGTGGGCCTGGGGGAGGAGGTGGTGGCCTACGCCCCTGGGGGGATGGGCCTCGGGGTCTACGCCTTCCGGGTGGTGGGGTTGTTGGATCTCCCGGAAACCTCCCTGGAAGTCCGCACCCTTCTGGTGCCTCTGGAGGATGCCCAGGCCCTCCTCCTCCCCGGGCGGGTGACCCGGCTGGAGGTGCGGCTCCCTGGGGTGGGGCTTTACGAGACCGACCCCTTGGAAGCTCTGAAGGAAGAGCTCGCCTCCCGCCTCCCCGGTCTGGCGGTGGAAACCTAGCTGGAGGCCAACCCCGCCTACGCCGCCGTCCTCCCCCTTTACGACCTGGTGATGGCGGTCTACGTGGGCTTCTTCTTCCTCCTCGGGGGCCTGATCCTGCTCAACGCCCTCTACCTCTCTTTGGTGGAGCGGGTGCGGGAGTTTGGCCTTCTCCACGCCCTGGGCCTCACCGGGGGGCGGGTGGTGGGCCTGGTGCTCTGGGAGAGCCTCTTCCTGGTGGGGGCGGCAACCCTGGTGGGCCTGGGCTTGGGCCTTCTCGTCCACCTGGAGATGGCGGACGGCTTCCGCCTGCCCTCGCCGGGCTGGGTTTTGGAGCAGTATCGGGAGTTTGGCCTTCCGGAGGTCCTCTATGGGCGGCTTGGGGCGAAGGAGGTCCTCCTCACCCTGGGGTACGCCTTCGGGGTAGCCCTCTTGGCGGCCCTCTGGCCCGCCTGGGTGGCCTCGAGGCTGGAGGCGGTGGAGGCCATGCGCTACGTGCCCTGAAGGAGGGGGTATGCCTATTCTGGAAGCCAAAGGCGTGCGCAAGGTGTACCGGGGGGACGGGGTGGAGACCGAGGCCCTCCGGGGGGTGGACCTGAAGGTAGAGGCGGGGGAGTTCACCGCCCTGGTGGGCCCCTCAGGGAGCGGCAAGAGCACCCTCTTGCACCTCCTGGCGGGGCTGGACCTGCCCACAGAGGGGGAGGTCTGGGTTGGGGGGGTGGCCCTTTCCCGGCTTTCCTGCGCCCAGAGGGCCCGCTTCCGCCTGAAGAGAATGGGCCTGGTCTTCCAGGCCTACAACCTCTTCCCCGTCCTCACCGCCCTGGAGAACGCCGCCTTCGTCCTGGAGGCTAGGGGGGTGCCCAAGGGGGAGCAGGAGCGACGGGCGCTTGAATTCTTGGAGGTCTTGGGCCTAAAGGAAAAGGCCCACCGCTTTCCCCGCCAGCTTTCCGGAGGGGAGGAGCAGCGGGTGGCTGTGGCCCGGGCCTTGGCGGCGGAGCCCCTCATCGTCTTGGCGGACGAGCCCACCGCCAACCTGGACTCCAAGACCGGCTTGGCCCTGATCGAACACATGAAGGCCTTGAACCGGGAGCGGGGGGTAACCTTCCTCTTCTCCACCCACGACCCCCGCCTCCTGGAGCACGTGGGCCGGGTGGTGCGCTTGGAGGACGGGCGCATCGTGGGGGAGGAGTGGCGCTGAGGGCCTGGGCTTTGGTGGTCCTCCTCCCCCTGGCGGTGGCCTAGGGGTACCAGATTGGGGTCTACGGCCTTGGGGGGGCTGTCCTCCACCTAGGGCTTTGGGGCGGCTTTACCCCCTTGCCCTGGGCCGCCCTTCTCCCGGTCTGGGAGAGGTGGGGGTGGTGGGGGGGAGGGGGGAGCCTCACCTGGTACGGGGAGGCCTTGGTGGAAGGGATAGTCCCCACCGGGACGGCTTCGGCCTGCCTTTTGGGGTTTGGTGAGGGGCCGGTTGGCCTAGGGGCTTATCAACCCGGGGGGTGGTTTGGGGGTTGGTTCTAGCGGAGACTTTTAGCACGAGCGCTTAAAATCGTGAAAATAATCACCTAAGCTTTCCGAAGGCGTAGACTAACTCATCCCCCCTCCGCACCACCAAAAGCAGGGCGGGCCTTCCCAGGCCATCATTGAGAACATACTTGGTGCGCACCTCCCCATCCACCGTGCGCTCCTCCTGCCTCTCCAGGAAATACCCTGCCGCAGCGAAGGCGGTAAGGACCTGTTGGATGAAGGCAGCGTGCAGCTGGCTGGCGAGGCCCCGGGCAGCGTAGACCTCGAGGTTGTACCCCCGCGCCTCGGGGAAGCGGGCCAGGATGGGCTCCGGGCTTCTGGCCCTGTAGCTGCCCTGGGGCAGGCGGACGGCTGGGTCCAGGCTCGAGGCCACCGCCGCCACCGCCGTCACCTCCACCAGGGTCTGGGCCAGTCCACCTCCCAAAAAGGCCAGGAGCGTTAAGGCGACCTTCCATTGGGCCATGTCCCCATGATACCCTTGCGTTCCTTTAGCCCTCGTGTTATATTCCCGGCAAACCAAGCGGAAGGAGGAGCGCATGATGAAGCGTAGGGAGTTTTTGCGGAAGCTGGGCGTGGGGTCCTTGGCGGCGGTGGGCATGCCCTATATCGCCACCGCCCAGGCCAGGCCGGTGAGGGTGGCCCTTCTCCTTCCCCTCACTGGCCCTTTCGCCTTCGCGGGCAACGCAGCGCGGGAAGGGTTTGTGGACGCGGCAGAGTACGTGAACGAAGTCCTAGGAGGCATCGGTGGGCGCAGGCTAGAGCTCATCGTGGAGGACACGGGCTACGACGTGGCCAGGGGCACGGCGGCCTTCAACCGGGTCCTTGCCCGGGAGCGGCCCGAGGAGCTCCTCTTCCTCTATGGGGACTCCACCGGCCTCTCCAAGGCCCTGGCCCCGGAGATCACCCGCCTGGGCCTGCCCTACTCGGCCACGAGCTTTGCCAACGAGCTGGCCGATCCCAAAACCTACCCCACCATCTTCGTCTTCGGCCCCACCTACGATGACATGATGGAGGCCCTCTTGCGCCAGGTACGCCTTCAGAGGGGACGGGCCAGGATCGCCCTGGTCTACTCCAACACCGAGTTCGGGCGCGACCCCATCCCCTACGCCAAGGAGCGGGCCAGGGCCTTGGGCATGGAGGTGGTCCACGAGGAGGTTACTCCCCCGGCCTTCACGGACGCCACCCCCGTGGTCCTGAACCTCCGGCGGGCCAACCCCGACTTCGTGATCCTCCAAGGCTATGCCCTCTCCGTGGAGCCCCTGATCCTCAGGGTTGCCCGGGAGCAGGGCCTTAGGGCCCAGTTCATGGGCACCTACTACTCCGCCGAGCTGGCCCTCATCCAGCGGGCCGGGCCCGCCGCCGAGGGCTTCACCGTCACCTACCACAACCCCTACTGGTACGATACCTTGGCCCCCGTGGTGGAGGAGATGCGTAGGTTCCGCCAAAGGAAGGGCCGGGACGTCTCCTACCGCACCACTTACTACATGGGCAGCCTGGCCGTGATCTTCGGGCTGGCCGAGGCCATGCGCCGTGCCGCCCAGGCGGGCAGGCTTACCCGGGCGGGGGTAGTGGAGCACCTGGACAAGATCGGCGACTACAACGCCATGGGGCTTGTCCGGAGCTACCAGTTCGTGAACCACCGCCTGCCCCACACCAAGCTCTACCGGGCGAGCGTGCGGGAGGGGCGTTTCAACGCCATCACCGACTGGGTCAGCCTGGCCTAGGCCCCCCTTGGAACCATCCGGGGCCCTGCGGAGGCACCTGTGTCCGACCTCCTGCCCTACCTCATCGGCGGCCTGGCCAACGGGGCCCTCTACGGCCTCCTGGCCCTGGGCTTCGTCCTGGTCTACCGGGCCACCAGCGTGGTCAACTTCGCCATCGGGGAGTTCCTCCTCCTGGGGGCCTACCTCACCTATACCTTCGCCCTCCTCCTGCCCCTTCCCGCCGCCCTCCTGGCCGCCCTGCCCCCTGCCTTTCTCTTTGGCCTCTTGGTGGAGCGGGGCTTCGTGCGTCCCCTTTTGGGCCGGAACGTGGTGGCGGTGATCATGGCCACCATCGGCCTGGCAGCAGCCCTAGACGGCGGGGTGCAGCTCGTCTGGGGCCCTGACCTCAAGTACCTCCCGGGAGGCCTCCCTGACCTAGGCTTTGCGGCGGGGGAGGTCTTCGTCTCCTCCCGGGCGGTTTGGAACCTCCTTCTGGCCCTACCCCTAGGCTTGGGCCTCCTCCTGCTTTTGCGGAAGAGCCGTTACGGCATCCTGGTGCGGGCCATCTCTGAGCGGGAGGTGGCCGCTTTAGCCTTTGGCATCCCCACGGCCCGCATCCTGGCCGGGGTCTGGGGGGTTTCCGCCCTTTTCGCCACCCTGGCGGGGGCCCTCCTGGCGGTCGCCAGCGGGGTGGACCACAACCTGGTCTTCTTTGGCCTCAAGGTCTTCCCCGTGGCCATCCTGGGAGGGTTTGACTCCGTGGGCGGAGCCTTGGTGGCCGGGTTCCTGCTGGGGGCCCTCGAGGCCCTCTCCCAGCGCTACCTGGAGCCCTTTCTCCCCGGCTTCACCGAGGCCCTGCCCTTCCTGGTGGTCCTCCTGGTGCTGCTCTTCAGGCCCTACGGCCTTTTCGGCCAGCGGCAGATCGAGAGGGTGTGATGCTTTCCGTGGAGAACCTCAAGGTAGTCTACCGGGGGGTGATCCTGGCCCTGGACGGGGTCTCCCTGGAGGTGCGGGAAGGGGAGGCCGTGGCCCTTCTCGGCCCCAACGGGGCGGGGAAGAGCTCCTTGGTGCGGGCCGTGGCCGGACTCCTCCCCAAGTTCGAGGGCCGGGTCCTGGACGGGCGCATCCGCTTCCAGGGCCAGGAGGCCACCCATCTGGACCCAGGGCGGATCTCCGCCTTGGGGCTCACCACCGTCCTCGAGGGACGCCCCATCTTCCGCTACCTGACCCCCGTGGAAAACCTGGTGGCGGCGGGCTATCGCCTTTCGCCGAGGGAGCTTAAGGAGGGGATGGAGGAGGTCTTCGCCCGCTTCCCCCGCCTCTACGAACGTCGCCACGAGCAGGCGGGCTACCTCTCCGGGGGGGAGCAGCAGATGCTCCTCCTGGGCATGGCCCTCCTCACCCGGCCCAGGCTTCTCGTGGTGGACGAGCCCTCCCTAGGCCTCGCCCCTAGGCTGGTGGCCGAGGTCATGGCCACCCTGGACGCCCTGAGGCGGGAAAAGGGCCTTGCCCTTCTCCTGGTGGAGCAGAACGCCCGGGCAGCCCTCTCCATTGTGGACCGGGTCTACGTGCTGGAGCGGGGCCGGTTGGTCTTCGAGGGGGACGCCCAGGCGGCCAGGGAGGACCAGGACGTGATGGAGTTCTACCTGGGCAAGGAGGAGGTGGGCTTCCGCCAGGCCCGGCGCTACCGGAGGAGGAAGCGGTGGGTATGAGCCTATCCCAAAGGAGGGAAGCGGTGATCCTCGAGGCCAAGAACCTTCACCTCTCCTTCAGGGGGGTGAAGGCCCTCGCCGGGGTGGAGTTTTCCGTAAGCGAGGGGGAGTTCTTCGCTGTCATCGGCCCCAACGGAGCGGGGAAGACCACCCTCCTCAACGTCCTCTCCGGGGTCTACGAGCCGGAACGGGGGGAGGTGGTCTTCCTGGGGGAAAACCTAAGGGGAAAGTCTCCCCAAGAGCGGGCCCGCATGGGCCTTGGGCGCACCTTCCAGGGCCTGGAGATCTTCCGGGGGATGAGCGTCTTGGAAAACGTGAAGCTAGGGGCGGAGCTGGCCTTGGGGAGCTACCCCCTGGCCCTGCCCAAGGCGGAGCGGGAGTGGCGGCTAAGGGCCTGGGCGGAGGAGGTCTTGGACTACCTCCACCTCTCCCCCTTCCGCCACGCGCCCGCGGGGATGCTGCCCTACGGGCTGCAGAAGCGGGTGGAGGTGGCCCGGGCCCTAGCGGGGCGGCCCAAGCTCCTTCTCCTGGACGAGCCCATGGCCGGGCTCGCCTTGGAGGAGAAGCAGGACCTGGCCCGCTTCCTCCTGGACGCCAGGGAGGAGTGGGGGGTGACCCTCCTTTGGGTGGAGCACGACCTCCGCGCGGTGCTGGAGCTTTCCGATAGGGTTCTGGTCCTCTCCTACGGGGAGGTGCTCTACTACGGCTCCCCTACCGGGGTGCGCCAGGACCCCAGAGTGGTGGAGGCCTACCTGGGCCAGGCGTGAGGGAATATGCAGGGAACGCTTCTGGAACACCTGTACCGGCACGCCCAGGAGCAGCCGAATGCCCCGGCCCTCAGGGTGAAGCGCCTGGGTGTCTGGCAGAAGACCTCCTGGCGGGATCTCCTGGAGCGGGTGCTGTGTCTCGCTGGGGGGCTTGCTGCCCTGGGCCTGAGGGATGGGGAGGTCCTCGCCATCCTGGGCCACAACGCCCCGGAGTGGGTGGAGGCCGAGCTCGCCGCCCAGGTCCTGGGGGCCTTTCCCATGGGCATCTACGCCGACGCCATGCCCGAGGAGGTGGGTTACTTCTTGGAGTTCACAGGGGCCAGAGGGATCGTGGTCTCCGACGAGGAGCAACTGGACAAGGTCTACCCCTACCTCCACCTCCTGGACTTCGTCCTGGTCTGGGAGGAGGCGGGGATGAGCCGCCACTTCGGGGGCAAGGTGCGCCGCTTCAGCCAGGCCTTTGGGGACCGCAGGGTGGGGGAGGAGGCCCTAAAGGGGCGGCGGCCCCAGGAGACCGCCCTCCTCGCCCCTACCTCGGGGACCACGGGGCGGAGCAAACTGGCCATGCTCTCCCACGCCAACCTTCTCGCTGGGCACCGGGCCCTCGCCCAAGCCCTGGGCTTCCAGAAGGGGGCCTGGGTCTTCAGCTACCTGCCCCTTCCCTGGATCGGGGAGCAGATGCTCACCGTGGTCCAGAGCCTGGTGGAGGGCTTCACCGTCCACTTCCCCGAGGACCCCACCACCCTCCGGGAGGACCTCAAGGAGGTGCAGCCCGACTTCTTCCTGGCTCCGCCCAGGCTCTGGGAGGACATGGCGAGCCTCATCCAAAGCCGCATGGCCGATGCCGACCCTCTCAAGGGGTTCTTCTACCGCGTAGGGATGGGGGCGCTGTTGGAGGGGGCAAGCCGGGAGTTCCGGGGGGAGGGGGTGGGCCTCTGGCTGGGGCTCAAGCGGGCCCTCTTCTACCCCCTCATCGCCAGGCCCCTCCGGGCCAGGCTCGGCCTCGCTGCCTGCCGCATCGCCGTCACCGGGGGGGCACCTCTGGGCCCCGAGGTCTTCACCTTCTTCCGGGCCCTGGGTCTGGACATCCGCCAGGTCTATGGCCAGTCGGAGACGGCCGCCGCCACCACCGCCCATACCATAGGGGACGCCCCCCCCGAGACCGTGGGGCCCCCTCTCCCCGGTGCGGAAGTGCGCCTGAGCGAGGAGGGGGAGATCCAGGTAAAAGGCCCCCAGGTCTTTCAGGGCTACTTCAAGCAGGAAGCAGCCACCCAGGAGAGCTTCACCGCGGACGGCTTCTTCCGCACCGGGGACGCGGGTTTCTTTGACGAGCGGGGGCACCTGGTCATCCTAGGCCGGGTGAAGGAGGTGGGGGCCCTTCTGGACGGCACCCGCTTCGCCCCCCAGTTCCTGGAGAACCGCCTCAAGTACTCCCCCTACATCCGGGAGGCCGTGGTCCTGGGCCACGGCAAGCCCTTTGTCACCGCCCTCATTGAGCTGGACCCGGAGAACGTGCAGAACTGGGCCAGAAGGCGGGGCCTCCCCTTCACCACCTACCTCTCCCTCACGGAGCGCCCCGAGGTCCGGGCCCTGATCGCCGAGGAGATCCGCATGGTGAACCAGACCCTGCCGGAGAGGCTCAAGGTCCGCCGCTTCGCCATCCTGCCCAAGGAGCTCCACCCCGACGATGAGGAGATCACCCGCACCCGGAAGGTGCGCCGCCAGGTGGTGGAGGCTCGCTACGGCCCGGTGATCCGAGCCCTCTACGGGGGAGGGGGGCAGGTGGAGGTGGTCCTCCC
The genomic region above belongs to Thermus sediminis and contains:
- a CDS encoding ABC transporter permease yields the protein MAWRNLFRAPGRNLTTGGVVALVVFLSLVFLSLYGGAMDAFFRLLLERTGHLVVRVQGYGEKESLEDLAFLPPALELPSGAWAEGVLEGAALLIAGERSRPVLLTGLEAQGFARHQRFLVAGRLPAVSGEALLGEALARALRVGLGEEVVAYAPGGMGLGVYAFRVVGLLDLPETSLEVRTLLVPLEDAQALLLPGRVTRLEVRLPGVGLYETDPLEALKEELASRLPGLAVET
- a CDS encoding FtsX-like permease family protein: MAVYVGFFFLLGGLILLNALYLSLVERVREFGLLHALGLTGGRVVGLVLWESLFLVGAATLVGLGLGLLVHLEMADGFRLPSPGWVLEQYREFGLPEVLYGRLGAKEVLLTLGYAFGVALLAALWPAWVASRLEAVEAMRYVP
- a CDS encoding ABC transporter ATP-binding protein, giving the protein MPILEAKGVRKVYRGDGVETEALRGVDLKVEAGEFTALVGPSGSGKSTLLHLLAGLDLPTEGEVWVGGVALSRLSCAQRARFRLKRMGLVFQAYNLFPVLTALENAAFVLEARGVPKGEQERRALEFLEVLGLKEKAHRFPRQLSGGEEQRVAVARALAAEPLIVLADEPTANLDSKTGLALIEHMKALNRERGVTFLFSTHDPRLLEHVGRVVRLEDGRIVGEEWR
- a CDS encoding ABC transporter substrate-binding protein; the protein is MKRREFLRKLGVGSLAAVGMPYIATAQARPVRVALLLPLTGPFAFAGNAAREGFVDAAEYVNEVLGGIGGRRLELIVEDTGYDVARGTAAFNRVLARERPEELLFLYGDSTGLSKALAPEITRLGLPYSATSFANELADPKTYPTIFVFGPTYDDMMEALLRQVRLQRGRARIALVYSNTEFGRDPIPYAKERARALGMEVVHEEVTPPAFTDATPVVLNLRRANPDFVILQGYALSVEPLILRVAREQGLRAQFMGTYYSAELALIQRAGPAAEGFTVTYHNPYWYDTLAPVVEEMRRFRQRKGRDVSYRTTYYMGSLAVIFGLAEAMRRAAQAGRLTRAGVVEHLDKIGDYNAMGLVRSYQFVNHRLPHTKLYRASVREGRFNAITDWVSLA
- a CDS encoding branched-chain amino acid ABC transporter permease, which produces MSDLLPYLIGGLANGALYGLLALGFVLVYRATSVVNFAIGEFLLLGAYLTYTFALLLPLPAALLAALPPAFLFGLLVERGFVRPLLGRNVVAVIMATIGLAAALDGGVQLVWGPDLKYLPGGLPDLGFAAGEVFVSSRAVWNLLLALPLGLGLLLLLRKSRYGILVRAISEREVAALAFGIPTARILAGVWGVSALFATLAGALLAVASGVDHNLVFFGLKVFPVAILGGFDSVGGALVAGFLLGALEALSQRYLEPFLPGFTEALPFLVVLLVLLFRPYGLFGQRQIERV
- a CDS encoding ABC transporter ATP-binding protein: MLSVENLKVVYRGVILALDGVSLEVREGEAVALLGPNGAGKSSLVRAVAGLLPKFEGRVLDGRIRFQGQEATHLDPGRISALGLTTVLEGRPIFRYLTPVENLVAAGYRLSPRELKEGMEEVFARFPRLYERRHEQAGYLSGGEQQMLLLGMALLTRPRLLVVDEPSLGLAPRLVAEVMATLDALRREKGLALLLVEQNARAALSIVDRVYVLERGRLVFEGDAQAAREDQDVMEFYLGKEEVGFRQARRYRRRKRWV
- a CDS encoding ABC transporter ATP-binding protein, encoding MSLSQRREAVILEAKNLHLSFRGVKALAGVEFSVSEGEFFAVIGPNGAGKTTLLNVLSGVYEPERGEVVFLGENLRGKSPQERARMGLGRTFQGLEIFRGMSVLENVKLGAELALGSYPLALPKAEREWRLRAWAEEVLDYLHLSPFRHAPAGMLPYGLQKRVEVARALAGRPKLLLLDEPMAGLALEEKQDLARFLLDAREEWGVTLLWVEHDLRAVLELSDRVLVLSYGEVLYYGSPTGVRQDPRVVEAYLGQA
- a CDS encoding AMP-binding protein; the protein is MQGTLLEHLYRHAQEQPNAPALRVKRLGVWQKTSWRDLLERVLCLAGGLAALGLRDGEVLAILGHNAPEWVEAELAAQVLGAFPMGIYADAMPEEVGYFLEFTGARGIVVSDEEQLDKVYPYLHLLDFVLVWEEAGMSRHFGGKVRRFSQAFGDRRVGEEALKGRRPQETALLAPTSGTTGRSKLAMLSHANLLAGHRALAQALGFQKGAWVFSYLPLPWIGEQMLTVVQSLVEGFTVHFPEDPTTLREDLKEVQPDFFLAPPRLWEDMASLIQSRMADADPLKGFFYRVGMGALLEGASREFRGEGVGLWLGLKRALFYPLIARPLRARLGLAACRIAVTGGAPLGPEVFTFFRALGLDIRQVYGQSETAAATTAHTIGDAPPETVGPPLPGAEVRLSEEGEIQVKGPQVFQGYFKQEAATQESFTADGFFRTGDAGFFDERGHLVILGRVKEVGALLDGTRFAPQFLENRLKYSPYIREAVVLGHGKPFVTALIELDPENVQNWARRRGLPFTTYLSLTERPEVRALIAEEIRMVNQTLPERLKVRRFAILPKELHPDDEEITRTRKVRRQVVEARYGPVIRALYGGGGQVEVVLPIRYLEGEGRLQATLEVQEV